Below is a genomic region from Zea mays cultivar B73 chromosome 9, Zm-B73-REFERENCE-NAM-5.0, whole genome shotgun sequence.
gcctccctgggaagggccgttcgtcatcgccaaagtcctgaagcccggaacatacaagctggccaacagccaaggcgaggtctacagcaacgtttggaacatccaacagctacgccgcttctacccttaagatgctttcaagttgttcatatacctcgctcccacgcaaagtttagtcatcaaggaagggtcagccttgcctcggcaaagcccgaccctccctcgggggctaaaaggggggaaccccctctgcgttgaattttttcctcgaaaaaagatcctttctgccagaatggctttcgtgcttttcgtctacttcgaaagtggatcctgaaaacgacggagtacacgtaagcagccaaggccgaccgagccgagggactcctacgcctccgggatacggatacctcactcatcaccttctgtgataagtaactcacgttcggataagtgattccacggaccgaacaagtcttcacgctcgaaagctcctctgccgaagcggttcttcgggccttctcgaatgcgtcggtgatagaaccccatggacgggcaagagcgcgcgtaagcggcaaggccgaccgagccgagggattcctacgcctccgggatacgggtacctcactcgtcacctttgcacggggcaactcacgcttggtgaagcggttcagacaaccaacaggcgagtcttagtgctcgaaaacgaggaaaaaacacggctctgcgccaaaaatacatacatgttcaggccccgacagccacaatgaacaaaagaccggcattcaaggtgccattacaaacagaactccggttccatccccgcgggtatgaacaacctccacaccggggagcctgcggggcgacgagttccgggcgactcgccagcgacctctgcagcagcagccatggtcccaggacggacgcggccaccggaaggctctcattcgcattcccgctcaagggacgcgaaccagccatcaaagccaaagagcgggccgctccaaagcgcaccggcaggtcctcgctcccgtcctcgccacgaaagcgaggaagagggcggaatgttgcatcctagctgggcagcaatagtttgccttccccggcatggctggaggacgtctcctccgcagagctggaggatggtttccaccaccagaagctggaagaggaggtggccagccgacccgcgcgggaggtagagccccggctcgcctcgctctccgccccagcaaggatgatgaacatccttgaagctgagggcgggaccaagatcacagcccggcttgcctctccccatccaggggctggtggtcaccgtcttgggtgaccaccggtggaggggtgcagccgggctgcatgatgaaaatccttgaagccgaacgatggctgaaaggtaccaactcccgcggagttgcgttcctccaatgacaaggcggaaggactgcgggcatcccccatccgggggctcggaaggtggaaagacacgatgcataagggagcgcgaagacatggtcacctttcaaggggtcaccctccttttaaaggcgactctccctacttgcgtcccgagccatcgtgggctgagtcttctccaacacgctccaaggtcctccccctacgccgcgggggctgggtcccacgcgtcatgcaagctggcccagggcagaagaagccaaaccgccgcgcgcggtgcatgcaaccgtccaacggttacaagcgtccctccactttcgcccagaccagcgggtgaaagggcaggcagtcatgcaggtggcatgcaaccgcggtaagtgggcgcacttctccgacttccaacacgcccagcatggaggcccaggcccacgcgtcatacaaccggcgcgccggatgctacgtgtgagcaactgcaccgccactcgcgccactgccacgcctcctcgactgcggaaccagtaccgcgactcgaggcaaccctacgcacgacccagcagcgccagcctggcgcgatggtcaatactgccaaaaatgggccggaagtaatggcggtggcaggcgggcaggagcagcggtcacgtcgtcagccaagcttacgtcccatccgggggcagcgagagaatcctctctcacggcgtgaagacgacgcgcccgtgttccgttcctcgaacggctcgcgcacgcgcaacggctgccccgcgaaccgcccgctccatcgcattaactccgcggcgcgacaggcggcgcccctggcaggagaagcaagcgacgcttcgccttcgccataatgaccgcgtcaaaaaaggtacgccgcgtcattcgatttttgtatccttttccttttcctctttctctctcttacaacagggaccgggaaaggggataccccgaaaaggatccttctccgtgaaggaaccaggctccgagcctccctactgatcagaggttcgaaggctggcccctcgaaggggttcaacagccgcctcagagcgtgtgggctccacacccactactggttagaggttcgaaggccgacccctcagaagggttcaacgaccgcctcaggctactcgggctccgcgcccactactgatcaggggttcgtaggctggccctcgaagggttcacagccgcctcagacacagagcgagggatgaccatgggtacgttcgatacataaccaaggctcgggctgcgctcccgaggtaccctaggacatttccgagaccagcgggaacgatcttgtaacggaatcccatcagagggaggcatcgagccctcggaccccgtcgacaggggaccgggtccggcagatcacccgcaggtacttttgggcgcgcctctgggcctctagccgacccctagcgaatgggcacagacgtccgctcggattacccgccagcagctcaccggagacaccatgttcggcgccctccgagggcaacatggcgcttccccccccctcctccttgcggaaaggcgacgcaggggcgtatgtaaaaaagtcgagtctgtccctgaccgtcctctcgccctgtgcagaggctcgggggctgctctcgcaaacccggttccggccaaaccgttgacagcatcaacataccagcccgagaacttgggacccgaccgtgcacccaggctacggccagctcgcatgagggaacgaccagaccagccaaagcattgcgcaaggcattaagacctcggaggagtcaaaccactcctccgaggcctcgggggctacacccggcgggtgcgctcgcgcgcacccaccggaacataatgcaaccgagaaaggctggtccccttgcaaaaaaaagtgcgacaaaatcctccaagcgagtgttaacactcccttcgagtctcgggggctactgtcggggaccataattaggggtaccctcaaggctcctaattctcagctggtaacccccatcagcacaaagctgcaaaggcctgatggatgcgactaagtcagggatcggtccattcgagggacccgatcacgcctcgcccgagcccagcctcgggcaagggcagccgaccccggaggatctccgtctcgcccgaggcctccCTCCAGCGACgagcatacttccggctcgcccgaggcccagtcttcgccaagaagcaaccctggccaagtcgccacgccaaccgaccaaatcgcaggggcatttaatgcaaaggtggtctgacacctttatcctgacgcgcgtcctccagtcgacaaagccgaggtgaccgcagtgacttcgccgctccactgaccggcctgacagaaggacagcgccgctctgactgatgcgccactcgacagagtgaggctgacaggcagtcaggcccggcctcaggcaccataggaaactccgctccgcccgacccagggctcggactcgggctcagccccggaagacggcgaactccgctccgcccgacccagggctcggactcgggctcagcccctgaagacgacgaactccgctccgcccgacccagggctcggacttgggctcagccccggaagacgacgaactccgctccgctcgacccagggctcggactcggactcgggctcagcccctgaagacaacggcgaactccgctccgcccgacccaaggctcggacttgggctcagccccggaagacgacgaacaccgcttcgcccgaccccagggctcggactcagccctggcctcagccgacggtctccgcctcgcccgacccaggggctcggactcgacctcggccacgaaagatagactcgacctcgacctcggaggagcctccacatcgcccaacctaggacgcggaccggccacgtcaacaggaggcaccatcattaccctaccccaagctgactcaagctacgagaaacaagaccggcgtcccatctggctcgctccgccagataagtaatgatggcgccccgcacgctccctgacgacgacggctctcagccccttacggaagcaagaggacgtcagcaaggactcgacagccccgacagctgtccttccgccaggctccagcgctcctccgacggccacgacaccacacgaaccgggtgccaaaacctcttcggctgccacgatggcatgtacttagggcgctagcactcctccgctagacacgttagcactctgctacacccccattgtacacctggatcctctccttacgcctataaaaggaaggaccagggccctcttacagagggttggccgcgcggggacgaggacgagacaggcgctcgcgtgaggccgctcgctccctctcccgtgtggacgcttgtagccccctactgcaagcgcacccgacctgggcgcgggacgaacacgaaggccgcgggatttccacctctctcacgcccgtctccggccgccttttctcccttcgcgctcggcctcgcgccgacccatctgggctggggcacgcggcgacatttcactcgtcggcttagggaccctcgGTCTCGAAACGACGACATATATAATACTTATTTTTACGAGCATGTTTAATTTTGTAATACGATCTTTTTGGCCTCCCTTAAATTCTAGTTTTATGCCCGTCACTGTGGAACATACAGGAGATCACGGTGGCGCTGGACACAAAGGCCGATCATCAGTTAATGTCATACCAGTCCGCCAAGTTCCAGGGGAGATCCTCAACATGTAGCAGGAGAACAACAGGGTGTGGACGAGCTGCAGGCGGGGCTGGACCACATCAAGGGTCTCCAGGTGGAGCAGGGGACAACGGCGACGACAGCTCGTCTGCCTAAGCAACAGCAACCTGGGGCTCGTGCCGTGCAACAAGTCCAATAATGTTCCGTTGTAATCGTGCCTCTTCCGGCCAAGCCCGAGAAGACGTCTCTGCTGGCCCGTGTCACGCCGCTGCTACCGAAGCGGCCCGTGAACATGATGAGGTTTCTAGCCAAGCTGCCAAGATAGCAAGCATGCTATTGCTCTCTGAATACATCTTTGCCGTGGTGGTAAGTCATAACTCTGACATTGTTTTTTAGAACAAAAAAATATATTGCAGGAGGTATGTGATAAGACTAATTTGATGTTCTGGATGGTTTCACGTTTTCAAGAAAAAACTTTACAAATGGAAGAGGTCAGCTAGCTTAAAAGCCAAAATAGCCACTGACGCTACTGCTCCAGCATATACTTCTCGCAAATACTACTTATTAGCAAATACTACTTATTGTGCTGATGCTGACAGCCAGCACCAGCTGCTTTTACAAGCCACCGAACCTATTATAGAATTAATTTAAAAAACAAATACTACTAATTGTAGAAGCGGTGCACGTATGAAAAAATATCCATCCGTATTCAGCTCTACAGTTTCAGTCCAGAATGAATGGCAACTACACCACCCACGAGGTTCTCATATTCCACCCTCTGGAATCCGGCTTCCTGAATCATCTGAGCAAACTTTTCCTGCCAAGGTTCAAGGTTCAAGGTCCTGGTTAGCATGTTGCCCGTCTTCTATCTAATCCACCAAAAAACACTATGCATGTTTTGCGAGATGATAGCTAATCTTGCATAAACCCCAAGATGAGATGATGGGTGGGATAGAAAATGCCACAAAGAATGTAATCATATGTTCATGCTTGTCGATAACAAAAGTGCTACTAATTCACAGCACCATTACCTGATTCGGAAACCGACGGATGCTCTCAACCAAGTATTGGTACGACTGCCGATCACCAGCAACCAGCTCTCCAATAGCCGGAACCATAGAAAACGAGTAAACATCATAACTGAAAAAAGAAGGGCAGAAAATCTGAAAGAGCAGTTAAAGATTGACGAGTAAACATGATTGACGAAACTTACATCTCTTTAAAAATAGGGACATCCACATGACTCAACTCCAAGCATAGGAACCTCCCCCCTTGCTTTAGAACCCTGAAGCAAGACAATTGATGTGACATCAATAAGATTTTAGAACCATCAACTAAGCAAAAAAGATTTTGAAATATGCCAATTGATATGACAGTAATGACATTTTAGAACCATCAACTAAACAAACATGGTAAAACATAAAAAAGCTTAATCCATGATACTGCACACGAAGACAAAAAAAAACTTAATCACGAAGAATAGACACAGATACTGAAGTTCAAACAGTAATAATTTAAACATGAGCAATAATAATTGTTAGGGTTCTAAATTAGCCGACCTGTAAGCTTCTGACAGAGCTTTCTCAATGTGCGTCACATTTCTGATCCCAAATGCGATAGTGTAACCATCCATAGATCCATCCTCAAAACTCAGAGCTTCTGCATCTCCTTGTATCCAGCTAAGACAATGTTCTTCGCTATAACCTGGAAATAAAAGCCAACTGTTGAACAACATAACCCACACTTGAGACAGAGGCAACAAAATCTATTAGAAAAGTTCATGCTCGGGACCTCTTTCTGCAGCACGCTTTTTCCCAACATTTAGCATATTTGGATTAATGTCACAGACATAAATGTGGGTGCCTTCTTCGGTTTCAGTAAGAGTACCCTGCATAGCTCTGTGACCCACACTCTTAACTCTTTCCAGTACACGAAAAGCAACATCACCTGAAGTCAAAACAATGACATGAACAGCCGACGATTTTTTTTCCTACTACAAAATTCCGCCACTAAAAAAACTACTGGCAATACAACTTTTCAACAGAGAGCAAAAAAACAAGCATAAACAAGATACGTGGCAGCAACTGAAAGGACTATGGTAGCATCGATTAACATTTGTACAAAAATAACGCTGGCCTCCCGGAAGGACTATCTACCAACATATACTCATTACATAGATAGATTCACCGGAAGGTTATCAAGGTAGAATTAATAATGTTTAAGATACTAGTAAAAATTTGCATTTGTTGTTTCTATGGTGCATCTGAAAGCAATGAGGGAAGGAGATAGATATTACCTGTTCCACCAGCCACATCGAGATGCTTCATCCCCGAAAAGGGGTTCAGCTTGGAAATAAGCCTGAAAGAAAAGAATCGGAGTTTGAGTGACAAAGGAAGATATCCATAAAAGAAACAGAAAGGGCAAGCAGCAGCAACCTGTCCTTCCACAGCCTATGCAGGCCGACACTCATGAGATCGTTCATGAGGTCGTAGCTAGAAGCCACGCTGCTGAACACGTTGCCAACCAATTTGCTCTTATCCTCTTCGCGAACCTGCTTGTACCCTAGTGAACTACGAGATTTTAGGATCTATATAAGCAGGAAAAAATGGATACGAGCAATGTGTACCGAAGCTGGTGGCATGGGAGTGGAGGaaggctgccgccgccgctgcggtTGGGATGCTTATGCTTGGGGACTCGGCCTGAGAGGGAAGGAGTAGGCGTCGTTGGAGTTTCAAAGATGCTAGCCTCCTTGCGGCCTGCATAGCCATTTCTGATCCTTTGTTCCTGTGGTGATATTGAGAGAGCTGCCGCCAAATCACAGTGGCAGTTCAAAAGCATTCGGGTATTCCAATTGATAATACATTGGAAAGGAAAATTACAATTAACTTATAGATTGAATTTGCAACTGGTGGATAGTTGAAGACTCCAATCGACCGGACTAATTTACAATTAGGTCCTATTTGGAAACAAAGTATTTGAAAGCTATAGTTTTGaaatacttcagttttgaaatgtcaagacatactcacaataTTTTTTACCATAGTATTAAAACTTTTTTTTGAAAGAAACATGAGACTTGCACGTCTTTATAGATAAGATAGAAGAAAGGGTCTTACAAGAGAGGTATAGGTTAGGGACACCTGCACGCACACACACACTGCACACACTAACAACTAAAACAAAAACTACAGATTACAGCACAATAAAGAACAGACTCTATCCTACCTCCCTAAGAGCATCAGCTAGGCCCAAGTATTGAAAATTTTTGGAGTTAAGTTTTTAAAACTGTGAAAGTAGTGCAATATAGTCAAAACTGCAGTTTCGAAAACATATCTTTTGAAGAGTCTACCAAAAACTGTATTAGAAAAAAAGGTTTTTTAAGCTGGTGTTCTAGGTTTTACTGGTGTCCTCACTTTTAcagttagtcgtgtttttttctCAATTTTACCCTTCTCAAATACTACAGTATTATCTAAAAAACAGAGAAAATACTCCACTTCTAAAAAGGCCTTTAATGACTAGTTGAAGACTCTAATCGACTGTCCGCCCCGCAGCCAGTTGCGGGCCTAGGATTTTAGTGCTGGGTATTCCAACCGCAGGGTTCAAAAAAGCGGCAGTATGCGCTAAACGAGCATGAGGCGATAGGCGGTCGAGAAGCCGCTAATGCCGCCGCTAGAGATGTTAATGGTGGGTGTTTGGAGTTATCTCGTTTGCAGCGTAAACGCATTCCCAACAAAGCAaagcaaaataaaaataaaaattcaataaaattcaacttcgttgaAATATGAAAAATAGTCATTTTTAATCAATAGAGTGGCGATATTAAAATAGAACTTATGGTAGAGTAAAGAAAACGATTTACTTCTTTTTGTTCAGAATAACAGTACTCTTCTTAATCGTTTGCGGATCAATCTCTCAGCGAAAGCCATCGGGCTACTGACCCCCAGAGTTCTGAAGCAAATAGACAATTTTATGTACCAAGAACGCAGACTATTATGCAATGTACTAGTCAAAAGCCGCAACATTGTAACGCTCAGCAACCAATTTTATAGCATGACTACCATGATTTTTCATCGGCTCGCTAAAACCAAAGTATTCCATGAAACTAGCACATGTTTGGTTCCAAAGTATTTGTTGACTACCAAACTATCTCAGTAACGATTATTTACAGCAACTGTAGCCCAAAAAAAATACACAAGGAGGCTAAAAGAATCCTGATTAGACTATTGGATATTGGATATACTCACCGCACAAAGAAAAAAAACAGCAACATCCTAGCCACTTCGTGGAGGCTCTTGTTGATTATGTTGTCAGGTCGTGGAGGCTAAAATTCCCAACATCCAGCAGTGAATACTAAAAAAAGCGGCTACATGTGTATTGCGGGATGAACAGAAATCCTTTTGAAAGTTGCTACATACGTGATGCTTATTGCCGGCGGCGGACGAATCTCCCATCCGCCGAAGGCGTGATGCACAGGACTATATCATTCATATCTAGCTCAATATATGGCCTATTTTATTCTACACGGCTCTCATTTGTCCTAATTGTTTTAGaattagaagcatctttcttccgATTCTTGATGAGAAATTTGTCTATCTTATTCCTATAATTAAACATGGGATTACTACCAAATAAATAATGAAACCAAAACTTTAAATCACAATTCACAAACCCCGGCTTGGCTCACGGTCACTGTTGCTCAATGGCGGTGCTCGGTTGCTCGCCTCGGCTGCTCCCGTGCTCGGTGCTCCGGACTCCGGCGGCTGGACAAGGACAACGGCGGTCGGCGGGCGAGCGCGCCTGGGCGCCTGGCGGTGCCGCGGTGGCGGCCTGGCGGCTGGCGCTGGTGGGCCGTGAGCGCGCTGCGGCGCTGGAGAGCTGGAGATGAGGCACGGGCGAGCGCGCTGCGGCGCTGGAGCTGGAGAGGAAGCGCTGGACCAGGACGCAGGACGGCAGGAGCcaagcggcggctggagcttgggcTGGGGCTGGACGAAGGACGTCTGCCGCTAGGTCGCGTCGCGCGACGATGGGCCTCTACTAGGCCGCGATGCGGGGCTGCAGCTCAGGCAGCCCGGGTCGCCCCTGCACAGGGTCACGTTCCAACGAGGAATGAAGGAAGAGGTTAAAATCACATATCGACGACGCCAGCACGAGAGTATAGGAAAAAAAAGAGCGCATGAACAATAGAGAGAAAACTTTGTGAAGTTAAACTACGGTATTGGCTAAACTATGATATTAAAACAACCAAACAATATTTATGCTAGAATACTGTAGTTTCCTATATACTATACTAGGTAGATGACCATGCATTGCGACGGCatacaaaatattaaataaaatggTAATGCACAACTAAATCAGTTAAAAAAAATATGTAATGCTTAAAGGATAGCGTTTGTGGATGTCAGAGAGCGAGCGGATACTCCTAGATAGCGAAGCGTGGAGAACGAGCGAGCGGATGGGGGCGCGACGCACAAAAACCACGACTGGAACTATTAAAAGTAGTGCATTATAGTAGTAAAGATAGTAGATAAACTACCCCCACCCAGTTGTTAACATGTCGATCTAATAATTCAAAATACCACTTTCAAAGATGTGATAAATATATTAGTCCAGATTTCCAGATAACAAAACCACATTAAATTAGCCAAAGAGACTATGGTTCTACACTTCTACataaaataaaagaaaataagaaagaaaaTTCTCGTTGAAAGAGAAGTGACAACAATAATGGGAAATGAGAAGAGAAAGAAATACTCTACAGTAGGGTCTATCATATGAAGTTCGTGAAATAAAGTTCTAGCACAAAAAACAAGTTTGTTCAAATCAAGGCAATATTTACAGTTATACAATACACATGCTGCTTTTGACTAGGAGGCGTTGCTAATTAGCAGTCGAACTCATCAGCATAGACTAAACAAATGGTCTCAAGCTTTATGCTGCCTGAACAATGGAAAAGCACACACGCAAGCAATTCTAACATGCCCTAGTAGTTGACACAATATTCAAAGGAACTTGGATATCACACGACAGGAAGTCTGAAACGTTGTAGTTGCGATCGTAAGTAATGCTCGATTACTATAGACCCTGCATGACAGATTACTCAAATAGTTAGCGTAGCGCTATATAGAGATTAGGGGGGCCAAGCTAGCAGACCCCTGTTCAACTTGGTGATTATTTTGTGGGAAGATAATTCTTTCAGAAAAATATTACTGTCCAAGGTTAGTGCGATTATAAAACTTACCCAACAACAGTGGCGCCCCATGAAGCATCATTATAAATGACTTTAGTTCCATCCCATGCCTTCCGAATTTTACTTTTCTTCTTTTCAGCTGAAAACGTCTTCCTAAGCGCTGGAATATGAACAATCAAAAAATTTAACATCAGAATATCCAATAAAAATCATTTGACCTTTCCTCTTAATTAAGGAAAGAAAAAGAAACCTTTTTGAAGTTGATCAAGGGGCAGGTCCTGCATAGACATGGAATTCACACATTAAATATGTAAAGCACCTCTCATACAAAGATGCAGAGACATGAAAcccctcgctcagcatgatgatCCTATCAAGTGAAGAAAACAGCTaccttggtctttttaattgacaCCAAACATGCAGCCATAAAGGAAGTCATCCCATCAACAACATCCTCGTGCTTAACAAGTACATATCCATCATCTGAGCCACCATCTTTCCACAAATCCACTGACGTTATTATATCCCATGATGTATCAGGTTCAACTGTGTCAAAGAACAGAGAAGTTTCCGAAGTACAATGGTTAATATTTTCAAGAAAAATAGAGCGAAAGGAACATATCGGAGTTCATATTCGGTCATTTTTACCATCTGTAGTGTACTTTTTATAGTAGTAATGTATTCAATCCAGTAGCAGCTTACCTACACCATTCTGACCTACTGACTTCTGAATACCACTGAGCTTTTGAAGGAACTCGAGCGATCCAACCTTAGACTCGTGTTTGAATGAAGCAACAAACTCTTAACCTATCGACTATTGTAATCAGATATCAAAAGTACCTAAGAAGCTAACAATCTGTGCAAAGGCGTGTTGCTCTGGCTCTCGCACTATATCAGTGGGCACTTGTTTGTTATTATGCTTGGCAATTAGAAAGTGTGCTACATATTTGTACCCAAGTCCGATCGCCTGCATGAAGAAAGATGTCAGATTGTCAAAATTGTTGGATCACTAACAAATTGGTAAATGCATACTACCTACATTGGATCCAATCAAGCCTAGCTTTTTTTTAACATAAATTAACTACAATAACATAAATGTAAAATAGAATATTATGTTATTAAATATACCTTCCTATATGCAGAACCAATAGGGAACCATCTTTTCAGATTGTTGGTAGTTGAAGCTATTGTTGCGGTATAAAGGAACATCTGATACAAGCATGCACAGAGAACATGTCAGGAAATTTTTGAAATTTAAAAGATCACAATATGAATACAAAGCATAACTGACAGACAAATGTGTGATAGACAGACGGACAATTATAGGATCAAAGTTTGTGTTCCCTAGACAGACAAACAGATGTGTGAATAAATCACATTTGGGAGTGAATTCGGAGCTAGCACGTTTTGCTTCCTGTATTTGTGAATCAATATTTGTAATCGTGATGAATTGAACAACTAGCTAGTCCTTGCAAACTAAACCCACTATCATTAATTTCAGGTTTCAAATTTGACTTGGGCTTTGGAAAATAGGTAGGGATGCAAGGGACAGGTGGTAGTGGGTGTTCTCTGTTCAGTATCATTAATTTTATGTTTCAGGTTTGACTTGGGCTTTGGAAATAGGCAGGGATGCAAGGGACAGGTGGTAGTGGGTGTTCTCTATTTAGTTTTTTCTCGCCCAGCAGAAGAACATAATGCAAAAAAATTGAAAATTTAATTTAAACACAGTTACAATTTATATCAAAGCACTGCTCTGTTGTACTATCAGTTACAATTGCAGCCAAAAATTACGATTCATGTCAGAAAATGGCACACACAGGATCACATAACTAATTTTGGTATATTTAATAGCATACAGTAATGTGGTGCCACTACACATTattcttgtcggcgtttcggacccgggggtccctggaccgacgagtgaaattgtcgctgcgtgcccctacccagatgggttggcgcgggatggaacacaagaggtgggacaagccttgtattatcctgcaccaggggtgtcgctcgtagtaggggttacaagcacgtcgcgagagggagagagagaggaaaggagcCTGTTCGTTCACTCCTTCCCCCGCGCGAGCCCCCCTTTTCTTCTCTCTTCCGcgggaaggcccaggacctctcttttatagatgcaaggggaaggtccagatgtacaatggggggtgtagcaatgcgctaacgtgtctggcggaGAAAcgcctaagccctgtgtacatgccaacgtggctgtcgggggaGAGCTTGAGCCATATATACGTGATagtgtggccgtcggagaagcgcctgagccctgtaggagcacagctggcagtgcggcaaggatcctgctgacgtctccttgctgccgtaaggggctgagagccaccagcGTCATGgttgcacgcggggcaccatcattacccgtcgtcgcctcgccggggtaagccagatgggacgccggtcttgttccttgtagcctgagctggctagggatagggtaatgatgtattccgtgtggcgcggtcggtccgagcccaaggtcg
It encodes:
- the LOC109942654 gene encoding uncharacterized protein; its protein translation is MSSIVLAPDTTAGVTSPQRVNPKQTDDANTLAKDLLGVTLIPEMTMFLYTATIASTTNNLKRWFPIGSAYRKVGSLEFLQKLSGIQKSVGQNGVVEPDTSWDIITSVDLWKDGGSDDGYVLVKHEDVVDGMTSFMAACLVSIKKTKDLPLDQLQKALRKTFSAEKKKSKIRKAWDGTKVIYNDASWGATVVGVYSNRALLTIATTTFQTSCRVISKFL
- the LOC100383639 gene encoding ubiquinone biosynthesis methyltransferase COQ5 isoform X1 yields the protein MAMQAARRLASLKLQRRLLLPSQAESPSISIPTAAAAAAFLHSHATSFGYKQVREEDKSKLVGNVFSSVASSYDLMNDLMSVGLHRLWKDRLISKLNPFSGMKHLDVAGGTGDVAFRVLERVKSVGHRAMQGTLTETEEGTHIYVCDINPNMLNVGKKRAAERGYSEEHCLSWIQGDAEALSFEDGSMDGYTIAFGIRNVTHIEKALSEAYRVLKQGGRFLCLELSHVDVPIFKEIYDVYSFSMVPAIGELVAGDRQSYQYLVESIRRFPNQEKFAQMIQEAGFQRVEYENLVGGVVAIHSGLKL
- the LOC100383639 gene encoding ubiquinone biosynthesis methyltransferase COQ5 isoform X2, with the protein product MAMQAARRLASLKLQRRLLLPSQAESPSISIPTAAAAAAFLHSHATSFGYKQVREEDKSKLVGNVFSSVASSYDLMNDLMSVGLHRLWKDRLISKLNPFSGMKHLDVAGGTGDVAFRVLERVKSVGHRAMQGTLTETEEGTHIYVCDINPNMLNVGKKRAAERGYSEEHCLSWIQGDAEALSFEDGSMDGYTIAFGIRNVTHIEKALSEAYRVLKQGGRFLCLELSHVDVPIFKEIFSALLFSVMMFTRFLWFRLLESWLLVIGSRTNTWLRASVGFRIRKSLLR